One window of the Petroclostridium xylanilyticum genome contains the following:
- a CDS encoding AraC family transcriptional regulator, with translation MQPYKENPILSEASFPVEVFLTNNLKNHIKGAPHWHDFIEIIYMLEGTATQQINDRYFQVRKNDIVIVNSGVVHDVKCIEGEDTRYLVIKFLPEVINSNYANTFESKYIMTFLNSQHHQIYHIEDTLKNSRDIFNLMMGIYQEYLKKETGYEIVIKGHIYHLIAYLLRNNILRAYQPVDLEKKLKKLDTLFKYIENNFFEEIPLEKAAKMVNMNYHYFSKYFKKITGKNFKEYIDYVRVCEAEKLLLSEDIPITQVAYDVGFSNVCSFNRVFKRVRNYPPSSIKKPKTAKK, from the coding sequence ATGCAGCCATATAAAGAAAATCCGATCCTATCTGAAGCTTCCTTTCCGGTTGAGGTTTTTTTAACGAATAACTTGAAAAATCATATAAAAGGTGCACCTCACTGGCATGACTTTATTGAAATCATCTATATGCTGGAAGGTACTGCGACACAGCAGATTAACGATAGATATTTTCAAGTCCGGAAAAATGATATTGTAATTGTTAACAGCGGCGTAGTCCATGATGTAAAATGCATTGAAGGAGAGGACACCAGATATCTGGTAATCAAGTTTTTACCTGAAGTCATAAATTCCAACTATGCAAACACTTTTGAGTCTAAGTATATTATGACATTTCTAAACAGCCAACATCATCAGATTTATCATATTGAAGACACTCTAAAAAATTCCAGGGATATATTTAATCTAATGATGGGAATATACCAGGAATATTTGAAAAAAGAAACAGGATACGAAATTGTAATAAAAGGCCATATTTATCACCTGATTGCTTACCTTCTTCGCAATAATATATTAAGGGCGTACCAGCCTGTAGACCTTGAAAAAAAATTAAAAAAATTGGATACTCTTTTCAAATATATTGAGAATAATTTTTTTGAAGAAATACCGCTGGAAAAGGCAGCAAAAATGGTAAATATGAATTATCATTACTTTTCAAAATATTTTAAGAAGATAACAGGGAAAAATTTCAAGGAATACATTGATTATGTAAGGGTATGTGAAGCTGAAAAGCTGCTGTTATCCGAGGATATACCAATTACGCAGGTTGCCTATGATGTAGGATTCTCTAATGTATGCAGCTTCAACCGTGTATTTAAAAGGGTTAGAAACTATCCGCCAAGTTCTATAAAAAAACCAAAAACTGCAAAGAAATGA
- a CDS encoding beta-mannosidase, whose amino-acid sequence MVSLSLNGIWKMKQTVSSEWIEGKVPGSVFNDLLNAGKIEDPFYRDNEDQAKEIASYDYEYVRDFYVDGELFKQDKIVLCCEGLDTLSEIRINNQKVANTDNMHRTYEFDIKELLKEGMNNIHVILHSPLKFVEQKHKENPLWGVADAIPGYPHLRKAHYMFGWDWGPQIPDSGIWRNISLKGYSCARLEDVYVTQNHTKDKVSLDVRVRHLQWDKANLRIEVRVTSPDGGIVTADAVASGFENHINIDIENPQLWWPNGYGKQPLYKVEAALKKNETILDEKNYNIGLRTLTVRKEKDQWGESFEFNVNGISIFAMGADYIPEDNLLARCNPERTEKLIKDCVEANFNCIRVWGGGIYPEDYFFDFCDKYGLIVWQDLMFACAVYEMNDEFAENIKKEAEDNIRRIRHHACLGLWCGNNEMEWGWVAWDFPKTAKLRTDYIKQFEILLPQVAKETDPNTFYWPASPSSGGGFEDPNNENMGDVHYWDVWHGLKPFTDYRNYYFRFASEFGFQSFPCLKTVESFTLPEDRNIFSYVMEKHQKNGAANGKILYYLSENFKYPKDFDSLLYTSQILQAEAIKYGVEHWRRNRGRCMGAIYWQLNDCWPVASWSSIDSFGRWKALHYFAKKFFAPVLLSACEEGTQVGLYVTNDTLAQVKGKIIWSLRNNRSEIIREGSKEIAVDALNAAICEQLDFSDVLTSKELLRSTYLEYSLIIDNNCISAGTVLFTKAKHFEFIDPEIIVDVGEQADRFIITVQSKTFAKYVELDIKDSDCKFSDNYFDISAGTIKEVEVKKDSLSRNITLDELKEKLTVRSIFNIA is encoded by the coding sequence ATGGTTAGTTTAAGTTTAAATGGAATTTGGAAGATGAAGCAAACAGTCAGTTCAGAATGGATCGAAGGTAAAGTTCCGGGTTCCGTTTTTAATGATTTATTAAATGCAGGAAAGATAGAGGACCCATTTTATAGGGACAATGAAGACCAGGCAAAAGAAATTGCATCCTATGATTATGAGTATGTAAGGGATTTTTATGTTGATGGAGAGTTGTTCAAACAGGATAAAATTGTTTTATGCTGTGAAGGTCTTGATACCCTTTCGGAAATAAGGATAAACAATCAAAAGGTCGCAAACACAGATAACATGCACAGGACTTATGAATTTGACATAAAAGAACTTTTAAAAGAAGGGATGAATAATATTCATGTCATCCTCCATTCTCCATTAAAATTTGTTGAACAAAAGCATAAGGAAAATCCATTATGGGGAGTAGCGGACGCTATTCCGGGTTATCCGCATCTCAGAAAAGCACACTATATGTTTGGTTGGGACTGGGGTCCGCAGATACCCGATTCAGGGATTTGGAGAAATATTTCTTTAAAAGGATATAGCTGTGCCAGGCTGGAAGATGTTTATGTTACACAGAACCATACAAAAGACAAAGTGTCGTTGGATGTTCGGGTAAGGCATTTACAGTGGGATAAAGCAAATCTTAGGATCGAAGTCAGGGTGACATCTCCTGATGGAGGGATAGTTACTGCAGATGCGGTTGCATCCGGTTTTGAAAATCACATTAATATAGATATTGAGAATCCACAATTATGGTGGCCAAATGGCTACGGTAAACAACCACTCTATAAGGTTGAGGCAGCATTAAAGAAAAATGAGACTATTCTGGATGAAAAGAATTATAATATAGGGTTAAGAACCCTTACCGTAAGAAAAGAAAAGGATCAGTGGGGGGAGTCCTTTGAGTTTAATGTAAACGGTATTTCTATTTTTGCAATGGGTGCCGATTATATTCCTGAAGATAACCTGCTTGCCCGATGCAATCCTGAAAGAACTGAAAAGCTAATAAAGGATTGTGTAGAGGCTAATTTTAACTGTATCCGTGTATGGGGTGGAGGAATATATCCCGAGGATTACTTCTTTGACTTCTGCGATAAATACGGCTTGATTGTATGGCAGGATTTGATGTTTGCCTGTGCCGTATATGAGATGAACGATGAATTTGCGGAAAATATCAAGAAGGAAGCGGAAGATAACATAAGAAGAATCAGACATCATGCATGTCTTGGATTATGGTGCGGCAATAATGAAATGGAATGGGGCTGGGTAGCCTGGGATTTTCCTAAAACTGCAAAACTTAGGACCGATTATATAAAACAGTTTGAGATTCTCCTGCCACAGGTAGCAAAAGAAACAGACCCAAATACTTTTTACTGGCCTGCATCCCCATCATCCGGCGGCGGATTTGAGGATCCCAACAATGAAAATATGGGAGATGTGCACTACTGGGATGTGTGGCACGGACTTAAGCCTTTTACCGATTATAGAAATTACTATTTCAGATTTGCTTCGGAATTTGGATTCCAGTCTTTCCCATGCTTGAAGACTGTAGAGTCCTTTACTTTGCCTGAAGATAGGAATATATTCTCCTATGTAATGGAAAAGCATCAGAAGAACGGTGCGGCAAATGGGAAAATACTGTATTATCTTTCTGAAAACTTTAAGTATCCAAAGGATTTTGATTCATTATTATATACTTCACAGATTCTGCAGGCGGAAGCAATAAAATACGGTGTGGAGCACTGGAGACGCAATCGGGGAAGATGTATGGGTGCGATCTACTGGCAGTTGAATGACTGCTGGCCGGTGGCATCCTGGTCTAGTATAGACAGCTTTGGCAGGTGGAAGGCATTGCACTATTTCGCCAAGAAGTTCTTTGCACCGGTTTTACTATCTGCCTGCGAAGAAGGAACGCAAGTAGGACTTTATGTAACAAATGATACACTAGCCCAGGTAAAAGGAAAAATTATATGGAGTTTAAGAAATAACAGATCAGAAATTATCCGGGAAGGTTCAAAGGAAATTGCAGTAGATGCTTTAAATGCCGCAATATGTGAACAATTGGATTTTAGTGATGTCCTCACAAGTAAAGAACTGCTTAGAAGCACCTATCTGGAGTATTCACTAATTATAGATAATAACTGCATAAGTGCCGGGACGGTATTATTTACAAAAGCAAAACATTTTGAGTTTATTGACCCTGAAATTATAGTAGATGTAGGAGAACAAGCAGATAGATTTATTATTACGGTTCAATCAAAAACTTTTGCTAAATATGTGGAACTGGACATTAAAGATTCAGACTGTAAGTTTAGCGACAATTACTTTGATATTTCGGCAGGAACTATCAAAGAAGTAGAGGTTAAAAAGGATAGCTTATCCAGAAATATTACCTTGGATGAACTCAAAGAGAAGCTAACTGTTAGAAGTATATTTAATATAGCGTAA
- a CDS encoding aldo/keto reductase, with protein MQYKEYGKTGKKVSVIGFGGMRFRKEDYSKSMEKCAAVVRRASELGVNYFDTAPNYCDDKSEEIMGEAFKDMPNPFYVSTKSAIWSEKNADDVRRRIEKSLKRMGLEKITFFNMWCILNLEQYRKVMAPGGPYEGALKAKEEGLIEHIVFSTHCNGEDIETIVNEGYFEGVTLGYNATNFAFRQRGIKAAYEKGLGVVTMNPLGGGIIPQNPEFYSFIKENENDSLVQAALKFNASHKEITVVLPGMGTIEEVEENVKAGENFGEMTEEKLNKMAKMLNESLDALCTGCQYCKGCPKDIEIPKYMDAYNMYILNKENTAISDRLKWHWGMNKEKAAECIECGKCEAQCTQHLPIIERLKYIANI; from the coding sequence ATGCAATACAAAGAATACGGAAAAACCGGTAAAAAAGTATCTGTAATAGGATTTGGAGGAATGAGATTTAGAAAAGAAGATTATTCTAAGTCCATGGAAAAATGTGCAGCAGTTGTCAGAAGGGCAAGCGAATTAGGAGTTAACTATTTTGATACTGCCCCTAATTATTGTGACGATAAAAGTGAAGAAATCATGGGTGAGGCTTTTAAAGATATGCCAAATCCTTTTTATGTGTCAACAAAAAGTGCTATATGGAGTGAAAAAAACGCAGACGATGTAAGACGAAGAATAGAGAAATCCCTTAAAAGGATGGGCTTGGAAAAGATTACGTTCTTTAATATGTGGTGTATTCTTAATTTAGAGCAATATAGAAAGGTTATGGCACCGGGTGGTCCTTATGAAGGAGCTCTAAAGGCAAAAGAAGAAGGACTTATTGAGCATATTGTGTTTTCTACTCATTGTAATGGGGAGGATATTGAGACAATAGTGAATGAAGGCTATTTTGAAGGGGTAACCCTTGGCTATAATGCAACAAATTTTGCATTCCGTCAGAGGGGTATTAAAGCAGCCTATGAAAAGGGATTGGGAGTAGTAACAATGAATCCGCTTGGTGGAGGAATTATTCCTCAAAATCCTGAGTTTTACTCTTTTATAAAAGAGAATGAAAATGATTCCTTAGTTCAGGCTGCTTTAAAGTTCAATGCATCCCATAAAGAAATCACTGTAGTACTTCCTGGTATGGGTACAATAGAAGAAGTTGAGGAAAATGTAAAAGCAGGAGAAAACTTTGGTGAAATGACAGAAGAAAAACTAAACAAGATGGCAAAAATGTTGAACGAATCACTGGACGCGCTTTGTACTGGCTGCCAGTATTGTAAAGGATGTCCTAAGGACATTGAAATTCCTAAATACATGGATGCATATAATATGTATATTCTTAATAAAGAAAATACAGCTATCAGTGACCGATTAAAATGGCATTGGGGGATGAATAAAGAAAAAGCTGCTGAATGTATTGAATGTGGTAAGTGTGAGGCGCAGTGTACACAGCATTTGCCGATTATTGAGCGGTTAAAGTATATTGCAAATATATAG
- a CDS encoding ArsR/SmtB family transcription factor has product MPNAEELAEVFKALSDPLRIKLLKLLSANKQAKKKELCVCELAEALGVSQPNVSHHLKILKQAELVQCEKSDTFCYYVVNTEKIQETFYDFQDEIK; this is encoded by the coding sequence ATGCCCAACGCTGAGGAACTTGCAGAAGTATTTAAAGCGTTATCCGATCCTCTAAGAATAAAATTATTAAAATTATTGTCAGCTAACAAACAGGCAAAAAAGAAAGAATTGTGTGTCTGTGAGCTGGCGGAAGCACTGGGAGTTTCACAACCTAACGTTTCACATCATTTAAAAATATTAAAACAAGCAGAATTAGTACAATGTGAAAAAAGTGATACTTTTTGCTACTATGTGGTAAACACTGAGAAGATACAAGAAACCTTTTATGACTTTCAGGACGAAATTAAGTAA
- the dapB gene encoding 4-hydroxy-tetrahydrodipicolinate reductase, which produces MADLIRICLIGLGRTGKEIARVLLKQIDMELVMAVCSENSDKIGKDLGEILESRDTGIIIDSCSNLEKNIFKYKPDVAIDFSDSEATIRNAEILGKMRVRMVIGTTGFTEIQSKKLMSIAKNNKTGIVHAPNITLGVNVLMVLTNLAASILEGYDCTIIESHFKNKKDAPSGTAKKIAEEVLKGMSANSNIYPRDLDYNEIPIHAVRAGGIIGRHRVIMAGEYDKVEIIHESFARTAFALGALKAVRFVHEKVGFFEMTDVLDLKRIMTRYLEREAYFKKQRHFNVEMAENEMSV; this is translated from the coding sequence ATGGCGGATTTAATTCGTATTTGTTTAATTGGTTTGGGGAGAACGGGAAAAGAAATTGCCAGGGTTTTATTAAAGCAAATTGATATGGAATTAGTAATGGCTGTATGTAGTGAGAATAGTGATAAAATTGGTAAGGACTTGGGAGAAATATTAGAATCAAGAGATACAGGGATAATTATTGACAGTTGTAGTAACTTAGAAAAAAATATTTTTAAATATAAGCCGGATGTAGCAATTGATTTTTCAGACTCTGAAGCTACCATTCGGAATGCTGAGATTCTAGGTAAAATGAGAGTTCGTATGGTCATAGGAACTACGGGATTTACTGAAATTCAATCTAAGAAGCTTATGTCTATTGCGAAAAACAATAAGACAGGTATTGTACATGCCCCTAATATTACTTTAGGAGTAAATGTTTTGATGGTTCTTACAAACTTGGCTGCAAGCATTTTGGAAGGTTATGATTGCACTATTATCGAGTCTCACTTTAAAAATAAGAAAGACGCGCCTTCCGGTACTGCTAAGAAAATAGCTGAAGAAGTATTAAAAGGAATGTCTGCAAATAGTAATATTTATCCTCGTGACCTTGACTATAATGAAATACCTATTCATGCAGTAAGAGCTGGAGGAATTATTGGAAGGCATAGGGTCATAATGGCTGGAGAGTATGATAAAGTTGAGATAATACACGAATCATTTGCGAGAACGGCTTTTGCATTGGGAGCATTAAAAGCTGTAAGATTTGTTCATGAGAAGGTTGGTTTTTTTGAAATGACTGATGTGTTAGATTTAAAACGTATAATGACCAGATACTTGGAGAGAGAAGCTTATTTCAAAAAGCAAAGGCACTTTAATGTTGAAATGGCTGAAAATGAGATGTCTGTATAA
- a CDS encoding TrkA C-terminal domain-containing protein has protein sequence MSKSSLSARYQQIALDIAQRIVNKEFSIGEKIHGRSVLASMYNVSPETIRKAVALLQDMDVLQVNQGSGIVINSIDKAYNFIQRFKYLDSVSSLKHDLEKLIEQKKQIDEELEKTLNSIIEYSDKLKNLSPYNPVEVEVSEKCPYIGSSISEMKFWQNTGGTVVALRKGDNLIVSPGPYAVLEEGDVIVVVGGNDILKDVEKFINGKDSDLDSD, from the coding sequence ATGTCAAAAAGCAGCCTTTCGGCGAGATATCAACAAATTGCATTAGATATTGCACAACGGATAGTGAATAAAGAATTCAGTATTGGAGAAAAAATTCACGGAAGGTCTGTCCTTGCCAGCATGTATAATGTATCACCGGAGACAATACGCAAAGCTGTAGCGTTACTGCAGGATATGGATGTGCTTCAAGTAAATCAAGGCAGTGGAATTGTTATAAACTCAATCGATAAAGCGTATAATTTTATTCAAAGATTTAAATATCTTGACTCTGTTAGCTCGTTAAAGCACGATCTTGAAAAACTGATAGAACAAAAAAAGCAAATAGATGAAGAACTGGAAAAAACGCTAAATAGTATTATAGAATATTCCGACAAACTTAAAAATTTGTCTCCATATAATCCTGTTGAGGTTGAAGTCTCAGAAAAATGCCCGTATATTGGCAGCAGTATCTCAGAAATGAAATTTTGGCAAAATACAGGCGGTACTGTTGTTGCACTTAGAAAAGGAGATAATCTTATCGTTTCTCCAGGCCCTTATGCAGTATTGGAAGAAGGCGATGTAATTGTTGTTGTGGGTGGCAATGACATACTCAAAGATGTGGAAAAATTTATTAACGGGAAAGATTCAGATTTAGACTCAGATTGA